A window from Candidatus Nitrospira neomarina encodes these proteins:
- a CDS encoding transketolase family protein — MVHDFRDAVFESVLQIVAKNPRTIVLTNDMGAMGLSQIQELYPRQVLNVGISEQNMMSVAAGMALSGYVVFVYGIASHITTRCYEQLKLDVCALKVPVILLGMGPGLSYGMDGPTHHATHDCALLQTLSGMTIYLPADGVAIKAMVEQAYQSGTPAYIRIDKDPYEPIYAPNEHDFSLGLETIQQGESLCVVTNGIMVARVREAARELLEEGIEVALVDLYRMNPCNEARLWEACRSAQAIVTVEEHGRTGGIGSLVGRLLSERGHAIPFCGLSLGDEMLFGSASRTWAYGQYGLEKESLKNTFRQMALLPTTV, encoded by the coding sequence TCGTGATGCGGTCTTTGAGAGTGTTTTACAGATTGTGGCCAAAAACCCCCGCACAATTGTCCTCACCAATGATATGGGAGCCATGGGATTAAGCCAGATTCAAGAATTGTATCCTCGGCAAGTTTTAAATGTGGGAATTAGTGAGCAAAATATGATGAGTGTGGCGGCCGGAATGGCACTTTCCGGGTATGTGGTTTTTGTCTATGGAATTGCCTCTCATATCACGACGCGGTGTTATGAACAGTTGAAATTGGATGTGTGTGCCTTAAAGGTTCCGGTCATCCTTCTGGGAATGGGGCCCGGCTTGTCATACGGGATGGATGGACCCACCCATCATGCGACACATGACTGTGCTCTCCTCCAAACACTATCAGGCATGACCATTTATCTGCCTGCAGATGGCGTAGCCATCAAGGCCATGGTAGAGCAGGCCTACCAGAGTGGAACGCCCGCCTATATCCGGATCGATAAGGACCCCTATGAACCGATATATGCCCCCAATGAACATGATTTCAGTTTAGGACTGGAAACGATTCAACAGGGGGAATCCCTTTGTGTGGTGACCAACGGAATCATGGTTGCCAGGGTGCGAGAAGCGGCAAGAGAATTGCTGGAAGAAGGTATCGAAGTCGCTCTTGTGGATTTATATCGAATGAATCCTTGCAACGAGGCCAGACTCTGGGAAGCGTGTCGAAGCGCTCAAGCCATTGTGACGGTGGAGGAACATGGTCGGACCGGAGGGATTGGAAGTTTGGTTGGGAGACTGTTAAGTGAGCGGGGCCACGCTATTCCTTTCTGCGGGCTTTCGCTGGGTGATGAAATGTTGTTTGGTTCCGCGAGTCGAACCTGGGCCTATGGGCAATATGGCTTGGAAAAGGAAAGCCTGAAAAACACGTTTCGGCAAATGGCCCTGTTACCCACGACGGTCTGA
- a CDS encoding NAD-dependent epimerase/dehydratase family protein yields MKPSSSFYFGKRVLVSGGTGMIGIPLVRALLELGAQVTVVSLEQEGYARAVLGPSVAFFRGDLTCYDTCEKAVKGQDYVFNLVGIKGSVGIGVKRAASYFVPMLRYQSNLLEAAFREGVSRYLFVSSICAYPPATIHVEDNVWNGLPKQNDRYAGIAKRIGELEAETYLHEYNWEAVRVVRPSNVYGPLDDFNPATGQVIPALIRRVMDGESPVRIWGDGSAIRDFIFVEDVVEGFLQGMEHAPPCFPINLGSGVPTTIRQLAETIVAESRVSTEIEWDPSKPSGDPVRLLSMERAEVTIGFHPKISLREGIRQTIHWYRENRELAHERKNLLSA; encoded by the coding sequence GTGAAGCCGAGTTCCTCCTTTTATTTCGGAAAACGGGTTCTGGTTTCTGGAGGCACGGGGATGATCGGTATTCCCCTTGTTCGAGCCTTGTTGGAACTGGGGGCTCAGGTGACCGTGGTGTCCCTGGAGCAGGAAGGTTATGCGAGAGCCGTATTAGGCCCTTCAGTTGCCTTCTTTAGGGGCGATCTGACTTGTTATGACACATGCGAAAAAGCTGTGAAAGGACAGGATTATGTTTTTAATTTGGTTGGAATCAAAGGGTCCGTCGGTATAGGGGTGAAACGAGCAGCCAGTTATTTTGTGCCCATGCTTCGATACCAATCCAATCTATTAGAAGCCGCATTTCGAGAAGGAGTCTCCCGGTATCTTTTTGTGAGCAGTATTTGCGCCTATCCACCAGCGACAATTCATGTGGAGGACAACGTCTGGAATGGTCTTCCAAAACAAAATGACCGGTACGCCGGAATTGCGAAACGGATCGGCGAACTTGAAGCCGAAACCTACCTGCACGAATATAATTGGGAGGCGGTCCGAGTGGTCCGGCCCTCAAATGTGTATGGTCCGCTTGATGACTTTAATCCAGCTACGGGACAGGTGATTCCGGCTCTCATTCGGAGAGTAATGGATGGAGAGTCTCCCGTTCGTATTTGGGGAGATGGATCTGCCATACGAGATTTTATTTTTGTCGAAGATGTAGTTGAGGGATTTTTGCAGGGAATGGAGCATGCTCCGCCATGTTTTCCTATTAATTTGGGTAGTGGCGTTCCGACCACTATCAGACAATTAGCTGAAACCATTGTGGCTGAAAGTCGGGTCTCCACTGAAATTGAGTGGGATCCCTCAAAACCGTCCGGTGACCCTGTCCGGTTGTTATCGATGGAACGGGCGGAAGTCACCATTGGATTCCATCCAAAAATCTCTCTCAGAGAAGGGATTCGTCAAACTATTCACTGGTATAGAGAAAATCGGGAACTCGCCCATGAGCGGAAAAACCTTCTTAGCGCCTAA
- a CDS encoding aldo/keto reductase, with product MLLKKLGQSDIEISAIGQGTGIHHSLTNREAHRQLESTIRAGIDMGLTFIDTAPVYGDGESEAVIGKALKGIRNRAVLATKVSPENLSSKGIKSSVQESLRRLQTDRIDLLQIHWPNPQIPISDTLVGLEKTVQEGLVRNVGICNFSFNDTLEIHHRLTPNLLASVQVEYNLFDRSIEREFLQYGERVGISIIAYSPLHCGRFVANRKQYAVLQEIANKYHKTPAQIVLRWLIGHRPVVVIPNTTNCQRMKENAESINFNLKDEDARYLEGQCTGHFLKIPPRSIQVADDSGRSVYRTLEDALKNAMNCVPSPQELAQQISAGDFLKPVRLRPASSSHDRFELLEGRIRYWAWVIAHGFEKPLPALVEDFS from the coding sequence ATGCTTTTAAAAAAATTAGGCCAATCTGACATAGAAATTTCCGCTATCGGTCAAGGGACCGGGATTCATCATTCCCTGACAAACCGGGAAGCACATCGGCAACTTGAATCCACGATCCGGGCCGGAATTGATATGGGATTAACTTTTATTGATACGGCGCCTGTGTATGGTGATGGAGAGTCTGAAGCGGTAATTGGTAAGGCCTTGAAGGGGATTCGGAATCGTGCGGTGCTGGCGACAAAGGTCTCTCCTGAGAACTTATCTTCAAAAGGCATTAAATCCTCGGTTCAGGAGAGTCTCAGGCGTTTGCAAACAGACCGGATTGACCTTCTCCAAATCCACTGGCCCAATCCTCAAATCCCCATCTCGGATACACTGGTGGGTTTGGAGAAAACGGTACAGGAGGGTTTGGTCCGAAATGTGGGAATTTGCAATTTTTCATTCAATGACACTTTAGAGATACATCACCGATTAACTCCAAACCTTCTGGCTTCTGTTCAGGTCGAATATAACTTGTTCGATCGAAGTATTGAACGGGAATTCCTCCAATATGGGGAACGAGTTGGAATCAGCATTATCGCCTATAGTCCTCTTCATTGTGGACGTTTTGTAGCAAATCGGAAGCAGTATGCTGTTCTTCAGGAGATAGCGAATAAATACCATAAAACTCCAGCTCAAATTGTTTTGAGGTGGTTAATTGGGCATCGCCCAGTTGTGGTGATTCCGAATACCACGAATTGTCAACGAATGAAGGAAAACGCGGAAAGTATAAATTTTAATCTAAAAGACGAGGATGCCCGATATCTTGAAGGACAATGTACCGGACATTTTCTAAAGATTCCTCCTAGATCCATACAAGTCGCTGATGACTCAGGACGTTCGGTCTATCGAACCCTCGAAGACGCTCTTAAAAATGCCATGAATTGCGTACCTAGTCCGCAAGAATTGGCCCAACAAATTTCGGCAGGGGATTTTTTGAAACCGGTTCGTCTTCGCCCGGCTAGTTCTTCCCATGACCGGTTTGAGCTCTTGGAAGGCCGAATCCGGTATTGGGCATGGGTCATTGCCCACGGTTTCGAAAAGCCCCTACCCGCGCTGGTGGAAGATTTCTCCTGA